The Ailuropoda melanoleuca isolate Jingjing chromosome 9, ASM200744v2, whole genome shotgun sequence genome includes a region encoding these proteins:
- the TMED3 gene encoding transmembrane emp24 domain-containing protein 3: protein DASPRARLRTRHSASAPPPLLLLLLLLLRAERLRGAELTFELPDSAKQCFHEDVEQGAKFSLDYQVITGGHYDVDCYVEDPLGNTIYRETKKQYDSFTHRAEVKGVYQFCFSNEFSTFSHKTVYFDFQVGDEPPILPDMGNRVTALTQMESACVTIHEALKTVIDSQTHYRLREAQDRARAEDLNSRVSYWSVGETVALFVVSLSQVLLLKSFFTEKRASPRALHS, encoded by the exons GATGCGTCCCCGCGCGCGCGGCTGCGCACCCGGCACTCCGCCTCCGCGCCGCCGCCGCTgttgctgctcctgctgctgctgctccggGCCGAGCGGCTGCGGGGCGCCGAGCTCACCTTCGAGCTGCCCGACAGCGCCAAGCAGTGCTTCCACGAGGACGTGGAGCAGGGCGCCAAGTTCTCCCTGGATTACCAG GTCATCACCGGAGGCCACTACGATGTCGACTGCTACGTGGAGGACCCCCTGGGGAACACCATCTACCGGGAGACCAAGAAGCAATATGACAGCTTCACGCACCGGGCCGAGGTCAAGGGCGTTTATCAGTTTTGCTTCAGTAATGAGTTTTCTACCTTCTCTCACAAGACCGTCTACTTCGACTTTCAAGTGGGCGACGAGCCCCCCATTCTCCCAGACATGGGGAACAGGGTCACAGCTCTCACCCAG atGGAGTCCGCCTGTGTGACCATCCATGAGGCCCTGAAGACGGTGATTGACTCCCAGACGCATTACCGGCTCCGCGAGGCCCAGGACCGTGCCCGGGCCGAAGACCTCAACAGCCGGGTATCGTACTGGTCCGTGGGCGAGACGGTCGCGCTGTTCGTGGTCAGTTTGAGCCAGGTTCTGCTGCTCAAGAGCTTCTTCACGGAAAAGCGAGCCAGCCCGCGGGCGCTGCACTCCTAG